DNA from bacterium:
CCGACCGGGTGCTCATCGAGAACGGCTCGGTGGTCGGCGTGGCGCTGGGGCGCGAGAACGTCATCGTGCCCAACGACGTCGAGCCCGGCGAGGTGCTGGAGACCGGCTGCGTCATCTCCACCCTGCCGGTGTGGAGCGTGCTGCGGGTGGTGCCCGACTGGGAGCTGCCGGACTGGTACGTCAACCAGATCCGCTACCTCGCTCAGGACGCCTACCGGGTGACGTGGCTGGGGCTGTACCTGGCGACCGAGGAGCCGGTCACCATGTACGACCCCCGCGAGCTGTCCACCTGGCTGGCCACCCCGCACAGCCCCACGCCGGGGTTCATGTACGACCAGACCGCCATGGACCCCGACTCCACGCCGCCGGGGGTTCACCTCTACTGCACCGGCGGCGTGATCCCCGGCTCCAAGGGCCGCGACCGCCGCTACGTCAGCGAGATGTACGACCGCTTCGAGGCGGGCCTGTTCGAGATGTACCCGGGCCTGCGCGACCACGTGTGGCGCCGCCGGGGACTCGTCTTCGACCCGCCCTTCGGTGTCGTGCAGAAGCCGATGCTGGTGGGCACCTTCCGTCCCCACTGGCGCGCCCCCAACGTCGACGGCCTCTACTTCGCCTCCGAGACGTTCCGCAGCCGCGGCATCGGCACCGACCGGGCCGCCCGTGCCGCGCTCACCTGCGTGGAGGACTATCTGGGCCACCGCATCGCCTTCTTCGGCGACGGCTGGCGCTACTGACCGACGAGACCCCGAAGAACGGCAACCCGTATGGACTTCTCGCTCACCCCCGAACAGGAGCTCTTCGCCAAGACGGTGCGTTCCTGGGTCGAGCGGGAGTGCCCCAAGAACGTGGCCCGGGACATCGAGATGCAGGAGTTCGAGTACCCGTTCGAACTCTGGGACAAGATGTCGGCGGCCGGGTTCCACGCCATCGGCCTGCCCGAGGAACTGGGCGGGGCCGGCGGCGACGTGCTCACGCAGATGATCCTGACCCGCGAGCTGGCCCGCTCCCTCGCCGGGCTGACCTGGATCTTCGGCATCTCTTCGTTCTGCGCCAAGTCCATCGACGCCTTCGCC
Protein-coding regions in this window:
- a CDS encoding FAD-dependent oxidoreductase, whose protein sequence is MASYDVVVIGAGAAGLSAGALLAREGRSVCVLERSPHLGGRALAVDDEGFKVNLGGHLIEDGGSGITKIFEYVGEELIHGEVSHDMPVWDNDARRWGSIRDRYSGNKTELKKVIKALVETSWDELEAWDDRPLREWIHQHTTDQSVVELFEFLAVLECLTDNWWDHSASDNLWVRKMHYEERHMAAYSCWPGQGWDGMWRDLAGAVGRHGGEVRLNCAADRVLIENGSVVGVALGRENVIVPNDVEPGEVLETGCVISTLPVWSVLRVVPDWELPDWYVNQIRYLAQDAYRVTWLGLYLATEEPVTMYDPRELSTWLATPHSPTPGFMYDQTAMDPDSTPPGVHLYCTGGVIPGSKGRDRRYVSEMYDRFEAGLFEMYPGLRDHVWRRRGLVFDPPFGVVQKPMLVGTFRPHWRAPNVDGLYFASETFRSRGIGTDRAARAALTCVEDYLGHRIAFFGDGWRY